In one Apteryx mantelli isolate bAptMan1 chromosome 9, bAptMan1.hap1, whole genome shotgun sequence genomic region, the following are encoded:
- the PPP1R2 gene encoding protein phosphatase inhibitor 2 isoform X1, with protein MEAPSVPAASTSGAAGRGPIRGILKKGGSTLSAGGAAPGARRASPARDEDEHGKKSQKWDEMNIIATYHPAGKDYGLMKIDEPSTPYHSMVGEDDEDAVSDSESNEPLKADVLTKKLAAAAEGKGPKILAKQEESSEEEDEDEELTPEEREKKKQFEMKRKMHYNEGRNIKLARQLIAKELHGEDDEDEDEEMHDAADVETMNTEATEHGSGIRNKVLQSFITKRGMGPAGSFSLYP; from the exons atgGAGGCGCCCTCGGTGCCGGCCGCCTCCACgtcgggcgcggcggggcgcgggcccaTCAGGGGCATCCTGAAGAAGGGCGGCAGCACGCTGTCGGCGGGGGGCGCGGcccccggggcgcggcgggccaGCCCGGCCCGCGACGAGGACGAGCACGG TAAAAAATCCCAGAAGTGGGATGAAATGAACATCATAGCTACGTACCATCCAGCAGGCAAAGATTATGGTTTGATGAAAATAGATGAGCCAAGTACTCCTTATCACAG CATGGTAGGAGAAGATGATGAGGATGCAGTGAGTGATTCAGAGTCAAATGAACCCTTAAAAGCAGATGTGTTGACTAAAAA ACTAGCAGCTGCAGCTGAAGGTAAGGGACCTAAGATCCTAGCAAAGCAAGAGGAAAGCAGTGAGGAAGAGGATGAGGATGAAGAATTAACACCTGAAGAACGAG aaaagaagaaacagtttgAAATGAAGAGAAAGATGCACTACAATGAAGGGCGAAATATCAAACTGGCAAGACAGCTCATTGCAAAAGAACTACATGGTGAAGatgatgaggatgaggatgaagagATGCATGATGCTGCAGATGTAGAAACAATGAATACGGAAGCAACTGAACATG GATCAGGGATCAGGAATAAAGTTCTGCAGTCCTTCATTACAAAGAGGGGGATGGGACCAGCTGGGTCCTTTTCGCTGTATCCGTGA
- the PPP1R2 gene encoding protein phosphatase inhibitor 2 isoform X2 — MEAPSVPAASTSGAAGRGPIRGILKKGGSTLSAGGAAPGARRASPARDEDEHGKKSQKWDEMNIIATYHPAGKDYGLMKIDEPSTPYHSMVGEDDEDAVSDSESNEPLKADVLTKKLAAAAEGKGPKILAKQEESSEEEDEDEELTPEEREKKKQFEMKRKMHYNEGRNIKLARQLIAKELHGEDDEDEDEEMHDAADVETMNTEATEHAHATSDQLGSRAHSIEEICPEL, encoded by the exons atgGAGGCGCCCTCGGTGCCGGCCGCCTCCACgtcgggcgcggcggggcgcgggcccaTCAGGGGCATCCTGAAGAAGGGCGGCAGCACGCTGTCGGCGGGGGGCGCGGcccccggggcgcggcgggccaGCCCGGCCCGCGACGAGGACGAGCACGG TAAAAAATCCCAGAAGTGGGATGAAATGAACATCATAGCTACGTACCATCCAGCAGGCAAAGATTATGGTTTGATGAAAATAGATGAGCCAAGTACTCCTTATCACAG CATGGTAGGAGAAGATGATGAGGATGCAGTGAGTGATTCAGAGTCAAATGAACCCTTAAAAGCAGATGTGTTGACTAAAAA ACTAGCAGCTGCAGCTGAAGGTAAGGGACCTAAGATCCTAGCAAAGCAAGAGGAAAGCAGTGAGGAAGAGGATGAGGATGAAGAATTAACACCTGAAGAACGAG aaaagaagaaacagtttgAAATGAAGAGAAAGATGCACTACAATGAAGGGCGAAATATCAAACTGGCAAGACAGCTCATTGCAAAAGAACTACATGGTGAAGatgatgaggatgaggatgaagagATGCATGATGCTGCAGATGTAGAAACAATGAATACGGAAGCAACTGAACATG CACATGCTACTAGTGACCAGCTGGGAAGTAGAGCACACAGCATAGAAGAAATCTGTCCAGAACTGTAA
- the PPP1R2 gene encoding protein phosphatase inhibitor 2 isoform X3, giving the protein MEAPSVPAASTSGAAGRGPIRGILKKGGSTLSAGGAAPGARRASPARDEDEHGKKSQKWDEMNIIATYHPAGKDYGLMKIDEPSTPYHSMVGEDDEDAVSDSESNEPLKADVLTKKLAAAAEGKGPKILAKQEESSEEEDEDEELTPEEREKKKQFEMKRKMHYNEGRNIKLARQLIAKELHGEDDEDEDEEMHDAADVETMNTEATEHD; this is encoded by the exons atgGAGGCGCCCTCGGTGCCGGCCGCCTCCACgtcgggcgcggcggggcgcgggcccaTCAGGGGCATCCTGAAGAAGGGCGGCAGCACGCTGTCGGCGGGGGGCGCGGcccccggggcgcggcgggccaGCCCGGCCCGCGACGAGGACGAGCACGG TAAAAAATCCCAGAAGTGGGATGAAATGAACATCATAGCTACGTACCATCCAGCAGGCAAAGATTATGGTTTGATGAAAATAGATGAGCCAAGTACTCCTTATCACAG CATGGTAGGAGAAGATGATGAGGATGCAGTGAGTGATTCAGAGTCAAATGAACCCTTAAAAGCAGATGTGTTGACTAAAAA ACTAGCAGCTGCAGCTGAAGGTAAGGGACCTAAGATCCTAGCAAAGCAAGAGGAAAGCAGTGAGGAAGAGGATGAGGATGAAGAATTAACACCTGAAGAACGAG aaaagaagaaacagtttgAAATGAAGAGAAAGATGCACTACAATGAAGGGCGAAATATCAAACTGGCAAGACAGCTCATTGCAAAAGAACTACATGGTGAAGatgatgaggatgaggatgaagagATGCATGATGCTGCAGATGTAGAAACAATGAATACGGAAGCAACTGAACATG ACTGA